The Metallosphaera hakonensis JCM 8857 = DSM 7519 genome includes the window CAACAAACTCAGCGGAAACGCTAGGAAAGTGATCAAGTTCTTGGCTGAGAAGGGAGGGAGAGGAGATTTAAGGGGAATAAACTTGGGTAAGTCCAGCCTCAACGAGGGAATAAGGAAACTGATCAACGACGGATATATGAAGAGAGAGGAGAGAGGGATTTATTCGTTAACCGACCCATTGATGGCTAAGGTCTTGAAGGTCTTGTGACAGTTTGATGATGGATAATTATGATGGTTTGCCGAGTGATAATCAAAGTCAGGTCCCCTCAGTTCTCGAGCAGGTCGTCATTACATTAATCCTTACCGTGGCCTCCTCTCAAGATCCATTTCCAGAGTAGCTTTGGAGGTTAAAGCAATTTAAGCCCATCCTGACTAGCTCACTTCCCAACGTACTTATCGGCCCTGAAGATCACGTCCTGAACCTTTAGGGAGAAGGTCCGGAGAACACCGTACCCCGGAGGAGAGGCCTGAAGCGTCTCAGTGTAGTCCCCCATTCCTATCCTCTCCAAGGCATCCTCGTCAGCTCTCATGGCTACCTTTGTGTTGGAGAGCGTTAGGATTAGGTCGTTGAGGTCAGTGGGCCTATGGGTGGCCAGAATCGTGCCGATCCCCCTAACCCTCCCTAGCCTCATGATCCTGTTAATTAGCCTCTCCAAGGCCTCCTTTTCCTCGTCTCCCTTCCTTGACTGCGGGAAGTACTCATGGGCCTCGTCAAATATTAGAAGGAAAGGAGTCTCCCTCCCGCTCTCCTTGTACGCAGAATCGATCACCCTGAATATCCTGTTGGCTATAATGAAGGCTGCGGTTGTAGCTGACGAAACTCCCTTCTCCAGTACCCATCTCAGGTCTACCACGCTCTTCTCACGAAGGAGTTGATCGTAATCGGGTTCGCTTAACCTGTTTCCTCCCATCTCCACGTCTAAGATGCCGCTCTCCCTTAGAAGGGTTACAGACCTCAGTATGTTGTCCACGGTGGATTTATGCAAGTTGTAGTGGTCTAGGACGTCTCCACACTCCTCTATCCACGAGTCTATGTCGGTGAGGCAATTATCCGTCGCGATCCTGAAGAAGTGGGCCCCTTGCCCAGAGAAGAAAGGAGACGTCTCTGGGATCAACTGATACGTGTCCTCAAGTCTGAAACCCATGAGCTCCAGATTGAAGGTCCTCTCCCCGTCACTGAGCCTGAACCTCCTCTCCCTCTGTTCCACAATTCTGAAGTTCGAAAGGTTGGACCTCCTCAGGAATTCCTGAACGAAGTCGGTGACCTTATCCCCACTACTCCTGGGAACCGGTACCAGGACTGTCCCTCCTTCCCTGGCCATTAACCCAACGTAGTCCCCCTGAATGTCGTATACCATAAGGGGAACATCGCTCCTGGTTATCATCACCTTGAGGAAGTTAGTCTTTCCAGCCCCCGTCGTCCCAACAACCAGGACGTGATGCCTCAGGGTTTCAAGGGAGAGGGAGACCGGCACGTCCAGAACCCTGTAACCCTCAGTGAGTTTCCCGATCTCGATCCCCTGGTCCGGGAGTCCCAACATCTTGGAGATGAACTCCCTGTTGGGTATGAAGACCGGGCTCTGGGGATCAACGGGCGAACTCACGGGAACCACCTCTCCCTCTACCTCTTCAGAGAGGAGCTGGATTATCAAGGTCAGGGGAGTAGTGAAACCCGAGGTGTCCTCCACTGGTGAGAGGGCGGGAATCCTCGAGATCGCCATTATGTCGGCCCTCTCGACCCCAGTTATCCTCCCCAGAACCAATGTTTTAGAAACGGGAAGCGCAATCCCTATGTAGCTCCCCACCAGGAACCTCTTTCTCAGGTAGACCTCGAAGGGGACCTCTGCCCTGATCTCCTTGTGGTCTATCCCGTGGGAGATAGGGGAGACCCTAGTCGCTAGCCCTACGACTTCGCCCGCTTGACTTGCCCTTGCCTTAGCCTCCTCTACAAGACTCATGACGAGGTCACCTCTAGATCAAGAGTGGCCAATTTAAGCCTATTCCACTCGTCGTAGGTAACACCCAACTTGGAGTGGGCGTGAATGAAGGACAGGAGGTAAACCGATGCCCCTAGTTTCCTGGAGATCGAGTCCGCGACCTCAATGAAGTCAGGTATCCCTCGGTAGGACGCATGACGGATAGCGGTGGAGACTCCAGAACACAGGAGGTCCTGGGACACGCTCTCGACCCTGAATACCGAGTCCCTGACCTTAACGTAAACCATATACCTGGTCAAGGTAGACGAGGAGAGATGGAAGTCCTCCCTGAGGACGGGGGTGACGTACCTCTCCCTACCTCTCCCCAACTCCAGGGTTACGACATCGTCTGTGAATCCCTTCTCTCCCTTCCATAGCTCGCTCCTCTGCAACTTCCTGCTCATGTTCAACCTCTTCACTATCCCCACCAGGTTCTCGGTTCTCCTCTCCCTGATCAGGGACTCATAGGCCGAGCGGTAGGGTTCTCCCACGACCGGGAGATAGGGACCGGGGAAAACCGGGCCGTCAATTATGGCCCTCCTGGACTTGGAGATGGCCACGTTCTCAAGGGATATCCTGAGTTCGTCCAGTATGTTGTCGTCCTTATAACCTGCGTCGTAGGGGACGCCGTTCACGTTCTTAGTTCTCACGAAACGTGAAAGGGGAGAGCTTTCCACCTCAGATATTACCTCCCCAGAACCTTTTATGGCCAGGAAAGGGTAGGAAGTGTCCACAGGGACGGTCAAGTGAACTCCTTCCAAGTTCGCGTATAGTGAGGCCATGTAAACGTTGGCTCCCCTCACCGAGATAACCCTGGAAGAGGAGTCCAGATAGGAGAACCACGGGAGAGGATCGCACTCTTCCAGATCTTCCGCAACTTCTACGGGCTCCGCGTCCTCGGGCTCGGACAAGGAAACTCCAAGGAATGGCTTATTCCTAGCAACCTTGGAGAGTAGGGTGGTCAATTGGTCTATGACCTCATGTACCTCCAATTTGACTCACCGTCCATGCCAATCTAGATGCCAGGGAGTGATGAAAGAACTCCGCTAACGTAGATTTCGCCCTTGATAGCGAGCTCAATCTCATCATTGGAGCTTAAGTACCTCATTCTCTGCAAGTCCAGGACATGTCTCCAGGCAGTCGTCATGGGAATTTTCAACTTTCGTGAAATGTCCGACACCCTATTTTCATCTTCATGAATAGCCAGGAGGATTTTTCGGTCAGAGAGGGAAGGGTTTTGAGCGATCACGTCCTTAACCCTGAGGGTGGTCTCGCCGAAGTCTTTCTCGGCCTTGACCTCGGCGTCGAGTCCAAGGAAAAGAAAGGAGGAGAAGATCTCTAGGTTTAGTACTCTCAATCCACTGGACAGGTTCAGGATATAAGACGTGTGCTTTGATTTCTTCAACCAGGAAATTATGGTGATAAGGGCCGTGAGAAAGTTCCTGTAGTCAGCCTCCAACACCTCCATGAGAATGGTGGCCTCGGAGAGCAAACTCCCCAAGGAGTGAAGGGCCTTCACGGTCCTCTCATCGTCGGGAGAGGGAGGCTTCAGTATTAGAACGTGATCGATTTGACTCTTCCCTCTCCTCAATACGCTCCTGAAGACGAACTTCTCATCAAATCCAATGGCCGATATTAGACATGCCACGAGGTAATTACTTCACCACGATAAATAAGCACTTCGTCCAGGTAATCTGTCCTGGGAAGTTAAAATGTGGAGATTAAGGCTTCCCTGCATTGATGTGAAGGAAACGCCATTTTCTGACGAAATGCACAAATGAACCCTGTTACATCGATTGTCGAGTCCTTGAGAGCGTTGGGAAAACGATCCTAGAGAAAGCTGTGAGTTACTTGTCCGAGTGCGAAGATATCGGGGGCTCAACAATAACATTTCTCAAGTTCTTGGTCGGAATCGGAGGCCTCAAGGAATATTTACGGATAGGTTAGGTGAGGCTTCGCCTTCAAAGACGTCAGTTATCATCAATGAAATTCTATTTCGTGGAACAATTCATCGTGATCTACTGTGCTAGCAGTTCCAGATCCAAGGGTTTCTGGGAGTGTTCTCATGCAGTCATCTTATTCGATAACTACCTGTAAAATTATATTAGATGAGCTCTAATATACTGTACTCCCCTCAAATAGGCCAGGTTCAAGGGAGTCTCCTCGCTGAAGAAAACATGCGGGTTCATGACGTTCAACAGGGCCAGGCTGTAGTTCGTCATCCCTCTGCTCCTGTTGACGGCCTTCGTTAGTATTTCCGGAAAGTTATGAACGCTCAATTTTATCAAGTCCCAAGTATTTTGGGACTATCAATTATAGTTGCGTACTTTACCTGAAAACGACGTTTCTTACACATCTATACACGGAAGCCTCATTCTCCCTCACCTTAACGTCCTTTTCCATCTCGCAAGCCCCTACTAAATTTTCTGTTCTTCTAGATCATTACAGAACGTTTTAAACTTTTCGGAAGTACTAACGTTAGATGTTAGTGTTTAAGGAAATCCTTGGAGGAATCAACGCAAGGAGTTCCATCCAGTTCGTCACCTAAGGACTTCTGATATCTACCTACGGAGTTATTTTCCTTAAGGGGTTCGAGATAGCCTTACATAGAAGGAGAGCGTCACTATCCTCTACTAAATATCCTCCTAGTATTTTGTGAATCTATTCAATTTTCCTAGATGTTAAGCTCCTGGGTTTATCTTGAATTCGAATCGCTCATAGATTTAAAAGTAAGTTTGACGTTGACCTTGATAAAAATTTGAAGTAATCAACAAAGTGTTTGATAGGAGTCTGGGACAAAAAGCTTAGATGCCTCTTATTTTGTATTATGAACCCACGAATAAGAAGTTAAACCCAGAAGGATTTCCATAACTTCAAGGAGTCCATAGGGGATTTGATCAAGCTGCACAAGGAGAGTAGGCTCGGCAAGGAGAGCCCTGAAGAGAGCGAGGACGAGAGGTCGGAAAGGTTGAGGAGGTTCGGTCAGGAGCTGAAGGAGTTGGAGGATGTGAAGTTCGTGAAAGTCAGGGAAGGGCTAGGGAGGAGGCGCCACGCACTTCGTCTCTGACGAACCGGAGCGTGGCACTGACGTCAATTTTCTGCCACCGTAGGACGAGCAAGCTAGGAGGATTCCATGTATAGATGTGTAAGAAACGTTATTTTCAGGTAAAATACACAACTGTACCCGGTAGCCCCACTACAGTAAGTCCACACTCGACGAGTTCCCGGACTCCACGGTCTACCTGATACCTAAATCCAACATGATTAAGGGAGGGAAGAAGTGGAGGGATATGATAGTGCGGTTCATGAGGAACCCCCTTGACTATCTTCACGAGTACTTCAAGCTGGAGAATAAGTCCCTAATCTCCTCCATAAAGAGGACGACCAGATCATAAACAAGGTTCGTGAGGAGAGGATACACTAGTGTTTCTGACAAGTTCTCAGCTAGGGACAAGAGATGTCTAGGTCAAATACCTACCGGAAACACTAACCTAACGGTGCCGACGAAGGTTGTGATCCACAACTCAATCTGGTCTAAGTCGTTAGATTAAAAATCCCGAAACACTATTCCTACTTGGGACTGCTGGACCTAATTTGTCCCAGACCCGCCGGGCTAGTGAAGCTTATTAATTCCACGGCTCCTTTAACTCCCATGTCATTGAACCAAAAGGTCCAACAATGCCTCTTGGATTACCTCAAAGCAGTAGACCTAGATCTGTTAAGGGACGAATTGACATTGCACGCCACATACGCTCAAAATGAGGGACTGTACCAGGTCTTCCTGAATTCCGATGACCTCAGGGTTAGAGAGAACGCGTGGTGGTTCTTCATTACCTCAGCAGATAACGATCAGATAAAGTCCCGTATGGACATGCTCCTGGAAACCCTCGACAGGGGGGCAGACCTCTGGCCCGAGGTCATGAATTTGGTTGACAAGGGAGTACTCAACAAGAGAGATATCCTTCCCTTCTTTAAGCACCAGAACCATAAGGTAAGAATTGGGCCGTGGAGATATGTGAAGAGCGGGAGAATAACCCAGGCTGACCTTAAGCCCTTCCTTGGCTACTTCATTGAACTCCTCAAGTCCAACGACCTCGAAGTGAGGGCCAAGGCGTGGTCTCAAATTTCCAGACTCGACGAGCTGAGGATCATGAAAAAGGAAGAAAGCGGAAAATACAAGTCCTACCTCGAGGAGGTGTTCAAGGACGACAGATTCCTCAACGACCTTGAGGGCACCTATCTGGATCTCCTGGACGGGATTACCAGGAAGGACTTCCTCCCGTTCCTATGGAACGGTGATCCCAGGGTAAGGATAGCCACGTGGTGGATAATCAGTGACTCTCCTAATCTCCTGGAACTCGTGGAGAGGAAGGTTAACGTGATTCTGGACACCATCTCCTACCCTGATCCCAAGTTCAGGGTGATCGCGTGGAACGTCATCAAGGACTTGGGAAAGGTCGGCCTCGTGGACAGTAAGAACCTAGACCTTAAGCCCCTTCTTGAACTCCTCAGGGATCCAGATGTAAACGTGAGACTGTCAGCTTGGGCAGTGGCCACAGCCCTAGCTGAGACTAAGGACCTGAAACCTTACCTCGACGGACTGAGGGAGGTGGTGAGCCGGGAGGACCTGAAGGAAACTCTGTCCTTCAGCTTGGAGTTGAAACAGATTCTGAGGTCAGGCAAATTACCAAAGGAGGACGTAATCCAGATAATCAAGTTAATCCCTTTCCAGTTGGTGAACGGGCTCTCGAAACTTTGGGTGGAAGACGTGGAGAAGCTGCTCGTTGAGGGGGATGAGAATATATGGATTCAACTCGAAGGTATTAGAAAAGATCGGCGCCAAAGGTCGAGGATTAGATCTAAACTCAAGGGAATTCGAGAGATTACCAGGAGGTTCATGACCCATGAGGACCTGAGACTGAGAGCGTTAGCATGGTCATATCTCCACAGGTTCCTTTCAAGAAAGGAAGTAACATCGCTCCTGGAACATCTTATATCCCTGCTGACTGCAGGTGATGACAAGATAGAGGAGCTGGCCTGGAGCGCAATAATTAAGCTTAATCCCTTCATTGACCG containing:
- a CDS encoding ATP-binding protein, whose product is MSLVEEAKARASQAGEVVGLATRVSPISHGIDHKEIRAEVPFEVYLRKRFLVGSYIGIALPVSKTLVLGRITGVERADIMAISRIPALSPVEDTSGFTTPLTLIIQLLSEEVEGEVVPVSSPVDPQSPVFIPNREFISKMLGLPDQGIEIGKLTEGYRVLDVPVSLSLETLRHHVLVVGTTGAGKTNFLKVMITRSDVPLMVYDIQGDYVGLMAREGGTVLVPVPRSSGDKVTDFVQEFLRRSNLSNFRIVEQRERRFRLSDGERTFNLELMGFRLEDTYQLIPETSPFFSGQGAHFFRIATDNCLTDIDSWIEECGDVLDHYNLHKSTVDNILRSVTLLRESGILDVEMGGNRLSEPDYDQLLREKSVVDLRWVLEKGVSSATTAAFIIANRIFRVIDSAYKESGRETPFLLIFDEAHEYFPQSRKGDEEKEALERLINRIMRLGRVRGIGTILATHRPTDLNDLILTLSNTKVAMRADEDALERIGMGDYTETLQASPPGYGVLRTFSLKVQDVIFRADKYVGK
- a CDS encoding DNA double-strand break repair nuclease NurA, with protein sequence MEVHEVIDQLTTLLSKVARNKPFLGVSLSEPEDAEPVEVAEDLEECDPLPWFSYLDSSSRVISVRGANVYMASLYANLEGVHLTVPVDTSYPFLAIKGSGEVISEVESSPLSRFVRTKNVNGVPYDAGYKDDNILDELRISLENVAISKSRRAIIDGPVFPGPYLPVVGEPYRSAYESLIRERRTENLVGIVKRLNMSRKLQRSELWKGEKGFTDDVVTLELGRGRERYVTPVLREDFHLSSSTLTRYMVYVKVRDSVFRVESVSQDLLCSGVSTAIRHASYRGIPDFIEVADSISRKLGASVYLLSFIHAHSKLGVTYDEWNRLKLATLDLEVTSS